A section of the Neofelis nebulosa isolate mNeoNeb1 chromosome 12, mNeoNeb1.pri, whole genome shotgun sequence genome encodes:
- the TPD52L3 gene encoding tumor protein D55: MDASLPESHSTSQGSDSAGLDFNSVGQDYFSPGYEYDSLYQELDLDSLHEDLHFQSMPGTMTETLASTHESHPTAELEDLTEAEGKELKSELTKLDGKIVTLRHALAAKKRHCMELKRKLGLITLVGLRQNLYKSWHDVQVSNVDMKQKMSAALSTMGSAICRKLGDMKKSATSRSFEGLMGTIKSRVAGGRQLGSVYLPSSAGIGMIHSQPQGGETIRSYFPRVGVIQFTEVELFWFQGVEMIWLQAVGMTCFTFWSRYEPLGNLAWPPNQCKNSLSSSQL, from the coding sequence ATGGATGCATCGCTCCCAGAGTCCCACTCCACAAGCCAAGGGTCGGACTCTGCAGGTTTAGATTTCAACTCTGTTGGCCAAGATTATTTCTCCCCTGGCTACGAGTATGACTCTCTCTACCAAGAATTGGACCTGGACTCTCTTCATGAAGATCTTCATTTCCAGTCCATGCCAGGAACCATGACAGAGACCTTGGCAAGCACACATGAATCCCACCCAACTGCTGAACTAGAGGATCTCACAGAGGCTGAAGGAAAGGAGCTCAAATCTGAGCTCACTAAATTAGACGGGAAAATTGTAACCTTACGCCATGCCTTGGCAGCGAAAAAAAGACATTGTATGGagctcaaaagaaagctgggccTCATAACCTTGGTGGGGCTGAGGCAGAATCTGTACAAAAGCTGGCACGATGTTCAAGTCTCCAATGTCGACATGAAACAAAAGATGTCAGCTGCCCTGTCCACCATGGGCTCTGCCATCTGCAGGAAGCTTGGAGACATGAAGAAGTCAGCCACATCCAGATCGTTTGAAGGTCTGATGGGGACAATCAAGTCTAGAGTGGCAGGTGGCAGACAGCTTGGCAGTGTCTACCTTCCTTCTTCAGCTGGAATAGGGATGATCCATTCCCAGCCTCAGGGAGGAGAGACGATCCGCTCCTACTTTCCAAGAGTGGGAGTGATCCAGTTTACTGAAGTGGAGTTGTTCTGGTTCCAAGGAGTGGAGATGATCTGGTTGCAAGCAGTGGGCATGACCTGCTTCACTTTCTGGAGCCGGTATGAACCCCTTGGTAATCTTGCCTGGCCACCTAACCAGTGCAAAAACTCCCTTTCCTCATCACAGTTGTGA